Proteins from a genomic interval of Oncorhynchus nerka isolate Pitt River linkage group LG13, Oner_Uvic_2.0, whole genome shotgun sequence:
- the LOC115139967 gene encoding frizzled-10-B-like, whose translation MHSFAKLTLVNVLLVCLSCGCSAISSVDPDRPGEGRCQQIVISLCKDIGYNMTRMPNLMGHEDQNEAAIKIHEFVPLIEFGCHTHLKFFLCSLYAPMCTEQVSTPIPACRVMCEQARQKCSPIMEQFNFHWPDSLDCSRLPNKNDPNNLCMEAPNNGSDESPKGSHTQPPDFRLQRPIKGQDLHVKDKESKEICSNPGKFHYVQKSESCAPKCYPKVDVYWSQGDKQFSLVWMAIWSILCFVSSSFTVLTFLIDPQRFKYPERPIIFLSMSYCVYSVGYLIRLFVGADNIACDRDSGVQYIIQEGLESTGCTIVFLILYYFGMASSLWWVILTLTWFLAAGKKWGHEAIEANSSYFHLAAWAIPAVKTIMILVMRKVAGDELTGVCYVGSMDVKALTCFVLIPLSCYLIIGTSFLLSGFVALFHIRKVMKTEGENTDKLEKLMVRIGVFSVLYTVPATCVIACYFYERLNMDYWRSLAVEQKCVDSSGNNAESEECGMKSSIPAVEIFMVKIFMLLVVGITSGMWIWTSKTLQSWQNVFSRKLKKRTRRKPASVFTSSGPYIKPHPALKGHNTKYEPTRPPPTCV comes from the coding sequence ATGCATTCCTTTGCCAAACTGACCCTTGTCAATGTGCTGCTGGTCTGTCTGAGTTGTGGCTGCTCAGCTATTAGCTCCGTAGACCCAGACCGGCCAGGTGAGGGGAGATGTCAACAGATTGTCATCTCCCTGTGTAAGGACATTGGTTACAACATGACTAGGATGCCCAATCTGATGGGCCACGAGGACCAGAATGAGGCAGCCATCAAGATACATGAGTTTGTCCCTCTCATAGAGTTTGGATGCCACACTCACCTCAAGTTTTTTCTCTGTTCGCTGTATGCACCTATGTGCACGGAGCAGGTGTCCACCCCCATACCTGCCTGCAGAGTGATGTGTGAGCAGGCCAGGCAAAAGTGCTCCCCTATCATGGAGCAGTTCAACTTCCACTGGCCTGACTCCCTGGACTGCTCCAGACTACCCAACAAAAATGACCCAAACAATCTATGCATGGAGGCCCCCAACAACGGCTCAGATGAGTCCCCAAAAGGCTCCCACACTCAGCCTCCTGACTTCAGGCTTCAGAGGCCCATAAAAGGTCAGGACCTGCATGTGAAGGACAAGGAGAGCAAGGAGATCTGTAGTAACCCAGGCAAGTTCCACTATGTACAGAAGAGTGAGTCCTGTGCTCCCAAGTGCTACCCCAAAGTGGATGTGTACTGGAGTCAGGGAGATAAGCAGTTCTCTCTGGTGTGGATGGCCATCTGGTCCATCCTTTGCTTCGTCTCCAGCTCATTCACTGTCCTCACCTTCCTTATCGACCCGCAGCGCTTCAAATACCCTGAGAGGCCCATTATCTTCCTCTCTATGTCCTACTGTGTTTACTCTGTGGGCTACCTGATCCGTCTGTTTGTGGGGGCAGACAACATCGCCTGTGACCGGGACAGTGGGGTCCAGTACATCATTCAGGAGGGTCTGGAAAGCACCGGCTGCACCATCGTCTTCCTCATCCTCTACTACTTTGGCATGGCCAGCTCCCTCTGGTGGGTCATCCTCACACTCACCTGGTTCCTGGCTGCAGGGAAGAAATGGGGTCACGAGGCCATTGAGGCCAACAGCAGCTACTTCCACCTGGCAGCCTGGGCCATCCCGGCCGTCAAGACCATCATGATCCTGGTGATGAGGAAGGTGGCTGGGGACGAGCTGACGGGGGTGTGCTACGTGGGCAGCATGGACGTGAAAGCTCTCACATGCTTCGTGCTCATCCCACTCTCCTGCTACCTCATCATCGGCACCTCCTTCCTGCTGTCGGGCTTCGTGGCCCTGTTCCACATCCGCAAGGTCATGAAGACGGAGGGGGAGAACACGGATAAACTGGAGAAGCTGATGGTGCGGATCGGCGTGTTCTCAGTCCTCTACACTGTACCGGCCACCTGCGTTATCGCCTGCTACTTCTACGAGAGACTCAACATGGACTACTGGAGGAGCCTGGCCGTGGAGCAGAAGTGTGTTGACAGCAGCGGGAACAATGCAGAGTCTGAGGAGTGTGGTATGAAGAGCTCCATCCCGGCCGTGGAGATCTTCATGGTTAAGATCTTCATGCTGTTAGTTGTGGGCATCACGAGTGGCATGTGGATATGGACCTCAAAGACACTGCAGTCGTGGCAGAATGTGTTTAGCAGGAAGTTGAAGAAGAGGACGAGGAGGAAGCCTGCCAGTGTGTTCACAAGCAGTGGGCCTTACATCAAGCCTCACCCAGCACTTAAAGGGCACAACACAAAGTATGAGCCTACCAGGCCCCCTCCGACATGCGTATGA